GCGACCGCGCGAGCGCGCTCACCGGAGCGGAGAGCGTCTTCACCAACGCCAAGGCGAAAGAGATCCTCGGATGGAAGCCGCGGCATTCGTGGCGCTGACGCGGGAGTCTCTCGGGTTCAGCAGCGGCCGCGGACCCGACGATAGAGACCCCCGTCCCTGAAAGGAGACCACATGTTCCCACACCTCACCCGCTTCAATCTCAAGCAATGGATCGACGAGAACCGGGGCGACTGGGGCCGGCGCCGGGTGATCTGGGAAGACTCGGACTTCATCATCTTCGTTACCCGCGGTCCCAATGACCGAACCGACTTCCACATCAATCCGGGCGACGAGATGTTCTACCAGCTCGAGGGCGAGCTGAACCTTCACTACCTGACCGCGGACCACCAACCCGAGGTCGCGGTGCTCCAGGAAGGCGAGATGTTCCTGCTGCCGCGCTTTGTGCCTCATTCGCCGCGCCGGCGCGACGGCTCCTGGACCCTCGTGGTGGAACGGGTGCGCCAACCCGGCGAGGACGACCACTTTATCTGGGTGTGCGGCAACTGCACCCACACCCTCTACGAGACCACCGTACACTTCAACGACCCGGCGGACTCGGTGCAACGGGCTTATGCGGCCATGGCCGCCGACGAGTCCCTGCGCCGCTGCACGCGCTGCGGCGAGACCGAGGCCGCGGTACGCAGCGAAGGGCCGGCGTTCGTTTGGAAGGGGTAGCCTTGGAGTTCCCGTCGGCGTGGGAACAACGGCAAGCGTGTCCTCGCTTCACGCCGTACGGCGTCGGGACGAGCTCTTGATGCGCCGCGGGGTTTGTTTCTTGTACTGGAGGTACCAGTCGTAGATGCGGTCGGCGACGGCGTCCTTGCTCATGAGCGGGAGCGGGGTGGCGCTGCCGTCGCGGTCGAGCAGCGTGACCACGTTGGTGTCCACGTCGAAACCGCTGCCCTCCTGGGTCACGTCGTTGGCCACCAGCAGATCGAGATTCTTCTTGTCCAGCTTGGCGCGGGCGTTGTCCATCAGGGACTCGGTCTCGGCGGCAAAACCCACTACCACTTGGTGACGCTTGCGAGCGGCCAGCTCGGCCACGATATCCGGATTGGGGACGAACTCCACGCTCAGGGAGCCGTCACCGCGCTTCATCTTCCGGGCCGATGTCGCCCGCGGCCGGTAGTCGGCCACCGCCGCCGCCATAAAGACCGCGGTGGTGGTTTCGAACTCCGCCAACACGGCCTGATGCATCTCTTCGGCCGTGACCACCGGCACGGTCTTCACGCCGGTGGGCGGAGCCAGCGCCGTGGGGCCGCTTACCAGCGTCACCTGGGCGCCGCGTCGGGCCGCGGCCCGGGCCAGCGCGTAACCCATCTTCCCCGACGAGCGGTTGGAGAGGTAGCGCACCGGGTCCAGAGGCTCCCGGCTCGGGCCCGCGGTGATCAGGATGTGCTCGCCCGAAAGGTCCTTGGGCCGGAGCAGCGCACGGATCTCCTCGACGATGGCCGGGGGCTCCGGAAGCCGGCCCTTGCCCTCGTAGCCGCACGCCAGCGAGCCGGAGGCGGACTCCAAGACATGGTAGCCTGCGTCGCGCAGCTTCGCCAGATTGGCCTGAACCAAGGGGTGCGCCAGCATGTGCACGTTCATCGACGGCACCACCAGCACGGGCGCCTGGGTGGCAAGGACCACGGTGGTGAGGAGGTCGTCGGCGATGCCCGCGGCGAGCTTGCCGACGATGTTGGCGGTGGCGGGAGCGATCACCATCAGGTCGGCGCTGTCCGCCAGGTTGATGTGGCCGATCTCGGATTCCTGGGTCAGGCTGAAGAGGTCCGTGGCCACGGGGGCGCCCGAGAGGGTCTGGAAGCTCAGCGGCGTGACGAACTCGGCGGCCCCCCGAGTCATGACGACCCGGACGGTGCAGGAATCCTGCACCAGCAGACGGACCAGTTCCAGCGCCTTGTAGCAGGCGATGCCCCCGGTAACGCCCAGCACGATGTTCGGCTTCTCCACGGTCTCGTCTTCCCCTCGTCGTGTCGCACTCAAACCAGAAAACAAGGTATCCCATCAATAGGTCGTTTACAAACCGCCGGACGTTCGTACCGCGGGTTGCTTTCAAAGGCCTCAGTGGTATTCTTGGGGAACCTCGGCGACTCCATACACTCATGCGAAAACTGCATTTCCCCCTTCTCTTGCTCCTTCTTCTCCAACTGAGCCTGGCCCAACCCGCGGCTTCTCAGGGAGGATCCGCCGCCGGCCAGGAGGACGCGCCCGCTGTCAAGGAATTGAGCACGCGCGACCAGCACTACGACCGGATCGAATGGTTCAACGAGAAGATGTTCGCGTTCAACAGCGCTTTCGACCATTTCGTGTTGAAGCCCGTTGCGCTGACCTATGGCAGCATCCTGCCCACGCCCGCACAGGACGGCGTCCGCAGGGCCATCAACAACCTCGACGTGGTTCGGAAGGTCGTCAACAATACCCTTCAAGGCAGACCGGTCAGCGCCAGCCGGGAGCTGGCCCGGTTCCTCATCAACAGCACCGTGGGCATCGCCGGCATCTTCGACATGGCCACCAAACTGGGCCTGGAACCCAGCGATCAGGACATGGGCATCACGTTGGGCGTATACGGGATCAGCCACGGCGCCTATCTCGTCTTGCCGCTTCTGCCTCCCACCA
The sequence above is a segment of the Deltaproteobacteria bacterium genome. Coding sequences within it:
- a CDS encoding VacJ family lipoprotein, encoding MRKLHFPLLLLLLLQLSLAQPAASQGGSAAGQEDAPAVKELSTRDQHYDRIEWFNEKMFAFNSAFDHFVLKPVALTYGSILPTPAQDGVRRAINNLDVVRKVVNNTLQGRPVSASRELARFLINSTVGIAGIFDMATKLGLEPSDQDMGITLGVYGISHGAYLVLPLLPPTTFRDGVGMAADSLMNPLGYFAPYYVPLSVRGVDIVNNRALNNKVFEELERSIDPYSSARNAYLQIRQGKLQAAREAGY
- the coaBC gene encoding bifunctional phosphopantothenoylcysteine decarboxylase/phosphopantothenate--cysteine ligase CoaBC; the encoded protein is MEKPNIVLGVTGGIACYKALELVRLLVQDSCTVRVVMTRGAAEFVTPLSFQTLSGAPVATDLFSLTQESEIGHINLADSADLMVIAPATANIVGKLAAGIADDLLTTVVLATQAPVLVVPSMNVHMLAHPLVQANLAKLRDAGYHVLESASGSLACGYEGKGRLPEPPAIVEEIRALLRPKDLSGEHILITAGPSREPLDPVRYLSNRSSGKMGYALARAAARRGAQVTLVSGPTALAPPTGVKTVPVVTAEEMHQAVLAEFETTTAVFMAAAVADYRPRATSARKMKRGDGSLSVEFVPNPDIVAELAARKRHQVVVGFAAETESLMDNARAKLDKKNLDLLVANDVTQEGSGFDVDTNVVTLLDRDGSATPLPLMSKDAVADRIYDWYLQYKKQTPRRIKSSSRRRTA
- the nbaC gene encoding 3-hydroxyanthranilate 3,4-dioxygenase, with the protein product MFPHLTRFNLKQWIDENRGDWGRRRVIWEDSDFIIFVTRGPNDRTDFHINPGDEMFYQLEGELNLHYLTADHQPEVAVLQEGEMFLLPRFVPHSPRRRDGSWTLVVERVRQPGEDDHFIWVCGNCTHTLYETTVHFNDPADSVQRAYAAMAADESLRRCTRCGETEAAVRSEGPAFVWKG